The Aerosakkonema funiforme FACHB-1375 genome contains a region encoding:
- the ntrB gene encoding nitrate ABC transporter permease produces MTAQLERRLNIRRGRNPINVFLQKNSAKVIRPLIALAIFMVIWQVLCPPGSQGLPGPLQVLQDTWNPLIINPFFDNGGTDKGLALQIFASLQRVAIGFSLATVVGISLGIAIGANKFLYDALDPIFQVVRTIPPLAWLPISLAAFQQSNPSAIFVIFITAIWPIIINTTVGVQQLPQDYRNVARVLQLSGPEYFFNVLFPATVPYIFTGLRIGVGLSWLAIVAAEMLVGGVGIGFFIWDAYNNSQLSRIIIALIYVGVVGLLLDRLVAYIASIVVPAEHK; encoded by the coding sequence ATGACGGCTCAACTGGAAAGAAGGTTGAATATACGCAGGGGACGGAATCCCATAAATGTATTTCTGCAAAAAAACTCAGCCAAAGTAATTCGCCCGTTAATTGCGCTCGCTATATTTATGGTGATATGGCAAGTGCTTTGTCCGCCGGGATCGCAAGGTTTGCCAGGGCCATTACAAGTTCTGCAAGACACTTGGAATCCCTTGATTATCAATCCTTTTTTTGATAACGGCGGTACGGATAAAGGCTTGGCATTGCAAATATTTGCCAGCTTGCAACGGGTGGCGATCGGCTTTTCGCTAGCCACCGTGGTAGGAATAAGTCTGGGTATCGCGATCGGCGCTAACAAATTCTTGTACGACGCTTTAGATCCGATATTTCAAGTAGTACGTACAATTCCACCCTTGGCTTGGCTGCCCATTTCTCTAGCCGCATTTCAACAAAGCAATCCATCCGCTATCTTCGTAATTTTTATCACAGCCATCTGGCCGATTATTATCAACACTACGGTGGGCGTACAGCAACTGCCTCAAGATTACAGAAACGTTGCTAGAGTCTTACAATTATCAGGGCCTGAGTATTTCTTTAATGTTTTGTTTCCTGCGACAGTTCCGTACATTTTTACAGGTTTGAGAATTGGCGTAGGTTTATCTTGGCTGGCAATTGTGGCAGCAGAAATGTTGGTAGGTGGTGTTGGCATCGGTTTCTTCATTTGGGATGCTTACAACAACTCTCAACTCAGCCGAATTATCATCGCCCTAATTTATGTCGGTGTAGTGGGATTATTACTCGATCGCCTCGTCGCCTACATCGCCTCGATCGTTGTCCCAGCAGAACACAAATAG
- a CDS encoding nitrate ABC transporter ATP-binding protein (This model describes the ATP binding subunits of ATP-binding cassette (ABC) transporters for nitrate transport, or for bicarbonate transport, in bacteria and archaea.): MSVFVEVDHVDRIFSLPNGESYVALKNIELKIKQGEFISLIGHSGCGKSTLLNTIAGLDRPTKGGVILEGRQVTQPGPDRMVVFQNYSLLPWLTVRQNIALAVNRVMRRQPKGDRRSIVEHHIDLVGLRHAADKRPCELSGGMKQRVAIARALAIRPKLLLLDEPFGALDALTRGGLQEQLMQICEESHVTCVMVTHDVDEALLLSDRIVMLTNGPESHIGQILEVPIPRPRHRMEVVNHPIYYNLRNQMIYFLNQQKRDKKRKAKQTAAAGNTNTKGAIVSQTREKLNLNIGFLPLTDCAPLVVAQEKGLFQKYGLEEVNLYREQSWDAIAEGIATGRLDAAPMVTGMPLAMTLGMGGNTPIPVITGAVLSRNGNAITLSNRLFEQGVRTLKDFKAAIAKNKDRVYTLGIVHESSMHNLMLRYWLASGGIDPDRDVNLVVVPPEQMVKHLKAGNIDGYCVGEPWNCRAIYEGLGFAIATDLDIWPGNPEKVLGVREDWADRFPETHIALLKAILEACAYCDDRRNREEILQWLCQPNYVGVAAEYIRPGFLGHYNSGTGAPTQLLPRFNLFHYDNANCPGRAEGLWILTQLARWNITPFPKNWIEVLERVRRVDLFGEAARQLGWPDIEPDRKPFQLFDGVVFDPDDPLGYLKRLTICREFNIQEVVIDRTATEAA; this comes from the coding sequence ATGTCTGTATTCGTAGAAGTCGATCACGTAGACCGCATATTCTCTTTACCGAATGGTGAGAGTTATGTCGCCCTCAAAAATATCGAATTGAAGATAAAACAGGGTGAATTTATCTCCTTAATCGGACACTCTGGCTGCGGTAAATCCACCTTGCTAAATACGATCGCAGGTTTGGATCGCCCGACAAAAGGCGGCGTTATCTTAGAAGGGCGACAAGTTACCCAGCCAGGGCCCGATCGCATGGTGGTGTTTCAAAATTATTCGCTGCTACCTTGGCTGACGGTACGCCAAAATATTGCTTTGGCTGTCAATCGAGTCATGCGACGTCAACCTAAAGGCGATCGTCGCAGCATTGTCGAACATCATATAGATTTGGTAGGCTTGCGACACGCAGCCGATAAGCGCCCCTGCGAATTGTCCGGCGGGATGAAACAGCGAGTGGCGATCGCCCGCGCTTTAGCCATTCGGCCCAAGTTGCTGTTGCTGGACGAACCCTTCGGTGCTTTGGATGCCTTAACGCGGGGTGGCTTGCAAGAACAATTGATGCAAATCTGCGAAGAAAGCCATGTCACCTGCGTGATGGTAACTCACGATGTTGATGAAGCGCTACTGCTGTCCGATCGCATTGTCATGCTTACCAATGGCCCAGAATCTCACATCGGTCAAATATTGGAAGTCCCCATTCCGCGACCTCGCCACCGCATGGAGGTAGTAAATCATCCCATTTACTACAACTTGCGTAACCAAATGATTTATTTCCTGAATCAGCAAAAGCGGGATAAGAAACGCAAGGCGAAGCAAACAGCAGCAGCAGGCAATACCAATACCAAAGGTGCGATCGTTTCTCAAACTAGAGAAAAACTCAACTTAAACATTGGTTTTCTTCCCCTCACAGACTGCGCCCCCTTGGTAGTTGCCCAAGAAAAAGGTTTATTCCAAAAATATGGGTTAGAAGAAGTTAACCTTTACCGCGAACAAAGCTGGGATGCGATCGCAGAAGGTATCGCCACCGGACGCCTAGACGCCGCCCCAATGGTGACGGGTATGCCTTTAGCCATGACTTTGGGTATGGGTGGCAACACTCCCATCCCCGTAATTACTGGCGCAGTCCTCAGTCGCAACGGTAACGCCATTACCTTAAGTAATAGATTATTCGAGCAAGGGGTACGCACGCTCAAAGATTTTAAAGCAGCGATCGCCAAAAATAAAGATCGAGTTTACACTCTCGGCATCGTCCACGAGTCCTCGATGCACAATCTCATGCTGCGTTACTGGCTGGCTTCCGGAGGTATCGATCCAGACCGAGATGTCAATCTGGTAGTTGTTCCACCAGAACAAATGGTGAAGCACCTGAAAGCTGGCAACATTGACGGTTACTGTGTGGGTGAACCTTGGAATTGCCGCGCCATTTACGAAGGTTTGGGTTTTGCGATCGCTACCGACCTGGATATTTGGCCGGGAAATCCTGAAAAAGTGCTGGGAGTGCGAGAAGATTGGGCAGATCGGTTTCCTGAAACTCATATCGCTCTGCTCAAAGCTATCTTAGAAGCTTGCGCCTATTGTGACGATCGGCGCAACCGCGAAGAAATTTTGCAATGGTTGTGTCAGCCAAACTATGTTGGTGTGGCGGCTGAATATATCCGTCCCGGTTTCTTGGGTCACTATAACTCTGGTACGGGCGCACCAACTCAACTGCTGCCCAGATTTAATTTGTTTCACTACGACAATGCTAACTGTCCGGGTAGAGCTGAGGGGTTATGGATCTTGACTCAGCTGGCGCGTTGGAATATTACTCCTTTCCCCAAGAACTGGATCGAAGTTTTAGAAAGAGTGCGTCGGGTAGACTTGTTCGGTGAAGCGGCGCGTCAGTTGGGATGGCCCGATATCGAACCCGATCGCAAACCTTTCCAACTGTTTGACGGTGTAGTGTTTGACCCGGACGATCCTCTCGGCTATCTCAAACGCCTGACTATTTGCCGCGAGTTTAACATCCAAGAAGTTGTTATCGATCGAACAGCAACTGAGGCGGCTTAA
- a CDS encoding ABC transporter ATP-binding protein, which translates to MQTATTLQKQPTPPKAPILEIENVSKLYATPKGPYTVLEDVNLTVYEGEFVCVIGHSGCGKSTLLNMVAGFNKPTDGEVRLRGSRITKPGPDRMMVFQNYALLPWKTAFDNVYLAVKAAHRNKSKLEKMTITRQHLELVGLTEAAHKRPSQLSGGMKQRVAIARALAMRPEILILDEPFGALDAITKEELQEELLQIWRQNRVTVLMITHDIDEALFLADRVVMMTNGPHAKIGEIVEVPFSRPRDRAAIMEDSQYYELRNYALDFLFRRFAHAE; encoded by the coding sequence ATGCAAACTGCAACCACCCTTCAAAAACAGCCAACTCCACCAAAAGCGCCGATCCTGGAAATCGAGAACGTTTCCAAGCTTTATGCCACACCCAAAGGCCCCTATACAGTTCTGGAAGATGTTAACCTCACGGTTTACGAAGGCGAATTTGTCTGCGTCATCGGTCACTCCGGGTGCGGGAAGTCTACGCTGTTGAATATGGTGGCCGGTTTCAACAAGCCGACTGATGGAGAAGTGCGGTTGCGCGGTTCCCGCATTACCAAACCTGGCCCAGACAGAATGATGGTGTTCCAAAATTACGCGCTTTTGCCTTGGAAGACTGCTTTTGATAACGTTTACCTGGCAGTGAAAGCGGCGCATCGAAACAAATCCAAGCTTGAGAAAATGACTATTACCAGGCAACATCTGGAGTTGGTGGGACTGACAGAAGCTGCCCACAAGCGCCCCAGCCAGCTGTCGGGTGGGATGAAACAGCGAGTTGCGATCGCACGCGCTTTGGCTATGCGTCCGGAAATTTTGATTTTAGATGAGCCGTTTGGTGCTTTGGACGCCATCACCAAGGAGGAACTGCAAGAAGAGCTGCTGCAAATTTGGCGGCAAAACCGCGTTACTGTGTTGATGATTACCCACGATATAGATGAAGCGCTGTTTCTTGCCGATCGGGTAGTGATGATGACTAATGGCCCGCACGCCAAGATTGGCGAGATCGTGGAAGTTCCTTTTTCCCGTCCGCGCGATCGAGCCGCCATCATGGAAGATTCACAATACTACGAACTGCGTAATTACGCCTTGGACTTCCTCTTCCGGCGCTTTGCTCATGCGGAATAA
- a CDS encoding ferredoxin--nitrite reductase, producing MTNAATATASLNKFEKFKAEKDGLAVKAELEDFARMGWEAMDETDREHRLKWLGIFFRPVTPGKFMMRMRLPNGIISSDQMRTLAEIVQRYGSDGNADITTRQNFQLRGIRIEDLADIFCKLKAVGLTSIQSGMDNVRNITGSPVAGIDGDELIDTRGLCRQVQDAITNNGEGNPAFTNLPRKFNIAIAGCRDNSVHAEINDIAFVPAYKKGILGFNVLVGGFFSAKRCEAAVPLNAWVSPSDVLRLSVAILMVYRDNGLRSNRQKARLMWLIDEWGINKFRAEVEKQLGQSLQTAAEKDEIVWEKRDHIGVFRQKQLGLNYVGLHIPVGRLYAQDMFDLARMADVYGSGEIRLTVEQNVIIPNIPDTRLQAFLAEPILDKFSINPAPLKRALVSCTGAQFCNFALIETKNRALEIIQELEAEISVSKAVRIHWTGCPNSCGQPQVADIGLMGTKVRKNGKTLEGVDIYMGGKVGKDAHLGNCLMKGIPCEDLKPVLVDLLIEHFGAQLKEQQLTCV from the coding sequence CAAATTTGAAAAATTCAAAGCCGAAAAAGATGGCTTAGCAGTCAAAGCCGAGCTAGAAGACTTTGCCAGGATGGGCTGGGAAGCAATGGATGAAACCGATCGAGAACATCGGCTCAAATGGTTGGGTATATTCTTCCGTCCTGTCACCCCTGGCAAGTTCATGATGCGGATGCGGCTACCCAACGGCATCATCAGCTCAGATCAAATGCGAACCCTAGCCGAAATAGTACAGCGGTATGGTTCGGACGGCAATGCCGATATCACCACCAGACAAAACTTTCAGTTGCGCGGTATTCGTATAGAAGACTTAGCCGATATTTTCTGTAAGCTCAAAGCAGTCGGCTTGACGAGCATCCAGTCGGGTATGGATAATGTCCGCAACATCACCGGCTCACCAGTAGCAGGGATTGATGGGGACGAACTGATCGACACGCGGGGACTTTGCCGTCAAGTCCAAGACGCGATTACCAATAACGGCGAAGGTAACCCTGCGTTTACCAACCTACCTCGGAAATTTAATATTGCGATCGCCGGATGCCGCGACAACTCGGTTCACGCCGAAATCAATGATATTGCTTTCGTTCCCGCTTATAAAAAGGGAATTTTAGGATTTAACGTGCTAGTCGGCGGCTTTTTCTCCGCCAAACGCTGCGAAGCTGCTGTACCGCTAAACGCTTGGGTTTCACCCAGCGATGTGCTGCGCTTGTCTGTTGCCATTTTAATGGTTTATCGAGACAACGGCTTGCGATCGAATCGACAAAAAGCACGCTTGATGTGGCTGATAGATGAGTGGGGAATAAACAAATTCCGAGCCGAAGTAGAAAAACAGCTAGGACAATCCCTACAAACAGCAGCAGAAAAAGATGAGATAGTTTGGGAAAAACGCGACCACATCGGCGTTTTTCGTCAAAAGCAACTGGGTTTGAACTATGTTGGCTTGCACATCCCCGTCGGACGACTGTATGCCCAAGATATGTTTGACCTGGCAAGGATGGCAGACGTTTACGGCAGTGGAGAAATTCGCCTCACAGTCGAACAAAACGTCATTATTCCTAACATCCCCGATACGCGCTTACAAGCTTTCTTAGCCGAACCGATATTGGATAAATTTTCCATCAACCCAGCACCATTAAAACGGGCGTTAGTTTCTTGTACAGGGGCGCAATTTTGCAACTTTGCCCTCATCGAAACTAAAAACCGGGCGCTGGAAATTATTCAGGAATTGGAAGCCGAAATATCTGTAAGTAAAGCAGTACGAATTCACTGGACTGGTTGTCCAAACTCTTGCGGTCAACCCCAAGTAGCCGATATTGGTTTAATGGGAACCAAAGTCAGAAAAAATGGCAAAACCCTCGAAGGAGTTGATATCTATATGGGCGGAAAAGTAGGCAAGGACGCTCATCTAGGTAATTGTTTAATGAAGGGTATTCCTTGCGAAGATTTGAAGCCTGTTTTAGTTGATTTATTAATCGAGCATTTCGGCGCTCAATTAAAGGAACAGCAGCTTACCTGTGTTTAA
- a CDS encoding CmpA/NrtA family ABC transporter substrate-binding protein encodes MTRFTRRQFIITAGATAAGTLLAHGCTSNSANTTSTTNSTSSPSAVPAVNVSNGDAPEVTAAKLGFIALTDSAPLIIAKEKGLFAKYGMKDVEVLKQASWPVTRDNLELGSQGGGIDGAHILSPMPYLMSLGQTKTKQPVPMYLLARLNTNGQAISVASTYKEYKLGLDSKVLKEAFTKQKAAGKNDLKVAITYPGGTHDLWMRYWLASGGIDVTKQDIVSVIPVPPPQMVANMKTGNMEAFCVGEPWNAQLVNQGKGYTALVTGELWKDHPEKAFAMRADWVDKYPKAAKAILMAVQEAQQWCDKLENKEEMCQIVSQQKWFAVPAADIIERSKGNIDYGDGRPLVQSSPLLMKFWSDFASYPYKSHDTWFLTEDIRWGYIPADTNVKELVDKVNREDLWKEAAKALKVADAEIPTSTSRGVETFFDGVKFDPEKPEEYLKGLAIKKA; translated from the coding sequence ATGACCAGATTTACGAGAAGGCAATTTATTATTACAGCAGGAGCAACCGCAGCCGGTACTCTACTCGCTCACGGCTGTACTTCCAACTCCGCCAATACAACTTCGACAACGAATTCGACTTCATCTCCCTCCGCAGTTCCTGCTGTAAATGTCAGCAACGGCGACGCTCCAGAAGTGACTGCTGCCAAGCTGGGATTTATCGCTCTGACAGACTCCGCCCCTCTAATTATTGCTAAAGAAAAAGGCTTATTTGCCAAGTACGGTATGAAGGATGTGGAAGTACTCAAACAAGCTTCCTGGCCGGTAACTCGCGATAATTTAGAACTCGGTTCTCAAGGCGGTGGTATTGATGGAGCGCATATCCTCAGTCCCATGCCTTATTTGATGAGCTTGGGACAAACAAAGACCAAGCAACCGGTTCCCATGTACCTTTTGGCAAGGTTAAATACTAACGGGCAAGCTATTTCTGTTGCTAGTACTTATAAAGAATACAAGCTTGGTTTGGATAGCAAAGTACTCAAAGAAGCTTTTACAAAGCAGAAAGCTGCTGGCAAAAACGACCTCAAAGTTGCCATCACATATCCTGGCGGTACGCACGATTTGTGGATGCGTTATTGGTTAGCATCTGGTGGTATCGATGTCACGAAACAGGATATTGTTTCTGTGATTCCCGTTCCACCTCCGCAGATGGTAGCGAACATGAAAACGGGTAACATGGAAGCATTCTGTGTGGGAGAACCCTGGAACGCGCAGCTGGTAAACCAAGGCAAAGGTTACACAGCTTTAGTTACCGGAGAATTGTGGAAAGACCATCCAGAAAAAGCATTTGCGATGCGTGCGGATTGGGTAGATAAATATCCCAAAGCAGCGAAGGCAATTTTGATGGCAGTACAGGAAGCGCAGCAGTGGTGCGACAAGCTGGAAAACAAAGAGGAAATGTGCCAAATTGTCTCGCAACAGAAGTGGTTTGCCGTACCAGCAGCAGATATTATCGAACGTTCTAAAGGCAACATCGATTATGGCGACGGTCGCCCATTAGTTCAGAGCAGTCCTCTACTGATGAAGTTCTGGTCAGATTTTGCTTCTTATCCGTATAAGAGTCACGACACCTGGTTTTTAACTGAAGATATTCGCTGGGGCTATATCCCTGCTGATACCAACGTAAAAGAACTTGTTGATAAAGTAAACCGCGAAGATTTGTGGAAAGAAGCAGCGAAAGCTTTGAAAGTTGCGGATGCGGAAATACCGACCAGTACATCTCGCGGTGTGGAAACGTTTTTCGATGGTGTGAAGTTCGATCCCGAAAAACCGGAAGAGTATTTAAAGGGTCTGGCGATCAAGAAAGCCTAG